The Triticum urartu cultivar G1812 chromosome 5, Tu2.1, whole genome shotgun sequence genome contains the following window.
CGCGATTCCGCCGGAAATGTGCTCGGGGACGACGGCCTCCGGTGCAGAGCGGCCCGCCGGATGCGCCTGTAGCTCCGGTTCGCCGGCGGGAGCGGCGAGGCTCTGTTCCGGCCGGGGGCGACGGCGGAAGCGGACGATTCTGTTCCGGGCTTGCGGCCTGGGGCGCCGGCGACAGGAGTGAAACCCTAAAGTCGCctccgtctctctctctctctctctccctccctcccgcGCAGAAAGACGAACCCCTTCGTGCAAATTGGGGAGGAAATAAGGGGCGTTGCTATCTGCCGCTTGTAGCGGCAAATAGCGCGCTGCCGCTCACCTGGGCCGGCCCAATGAAGCGATCGCAGCGAGCGACCGGGCGCTCGCCAGCGATTTCTTTTTTCCGCTTTAACTTTGAAATAAATGTTCGGGTAATTTTAGGGAGTTATGACATTTTTCCTTAGTTTTGTTATGACATTTTAATTGTTATTGATGTCTTGTGCAACCACATAAAGTACTAGAAGTGGTACATTTGAGATTGCATTGCTCAAATAACAGAGGTGGTGATATAAACTGCTTTACTTGGTTGATGGATTCAACTTTTTGTAGCAAATTATTCAGGTCTCTGCTATCATTCATCCATATGGTTTGTAGATAGTGTCAACTTTCTTCCATGTCACAAGAACATAGCTTACAAAAGTGTCtcacattatgggacggaggtagtacttcaCTGTTTAGACATGACTCATTTACATTCATCGTGCAACACAAAGATGGGACAACTCAAGCAACACAAAGACTGGAGCGGACGTCAGGCAGCCAACCAACATGAACACATTATCGATTACCACGAGCAGTAGCAGGACTAAAAAGCACAGTGCCTCCTAACCAGCTTGTAGAAATCCAATGTAGTAGGTTCAGGTATATCAGCAGGGAGCACACATGGCTCGGGTAACGGCCACCTGTCATGAGTAAAAAGAAAGTATACAAATAAGTGAAAAGATTTTAAGAAGAATAACCGATGTATACTAGATAGTATAAACAAATGTAAGAAAGAATACTTGTTGACACCACCCTCGGCAATAGTATCAGCATTTCCATGGGACCAACATGTACCAGCCAACAGCCATCTGTTGTTGAGTAACCACATTTCAGAGACCATACAAGttattgaacatatatttatCTGAAAGAATGTACGGTATGTTACGGTATGGTATCATGATGAGTAAGAAAGAATACCTCTTTTCGTCACCCTCAACAATAGTATCACCTGCCCTAGTCCTAGTCCTACAAGTACACACAATTTCTTTTTACTAAAACGTCTTACATctgtttacagagggagtagataTTTTGCCAGAAAATACCAAGTgtaaacaagaagacataccatCCTTTATTTAAGTTCAACAAGAGGCGGTGAATAACATCCCTCGGCAGGAACGGAGTTTCTTCCTCATGGTAAAAGTTCATACCAAGAAAATTCCCACCAGTGTCAATAAGTGGGCCCCCAATCCCAGCCTAGCAAAACAAAAGCAACATCATACAAGGCTTATGTTACAATTCCGTTGCTAATAAATTTTCACCGTGTTGAAGATACTGGATAAGTCCAAACGAGATATACCTTGGTGATTTTACACGTGGAGACGCATAGTTCTTTGCAATCGAGCTTGCTTCGTTTGCCAATCAACAACTTGCCCTTTGCAGCCATTATACTGTGATAAGTAAAAAGACGCCCCACAGCTATTACCCTTTTACATGAGGTAACTAGATGCCTGCTAATTTTTATTTCACGAGGACCCCAGTACCCCATGATGTCAACAAGAGCAACGTTGTAATGTAAATTATAACGGTTCAGTATCCCTACGACTCGAAATTGGTTTGGAAGGCAAACTTCAATCTGCAATAATAAGGTCATGTTAACCAGTATCCTAAATGGAAAGGGAaaacaaaaaacagaaaaaacaaaaaatagcAGTAACAACCCTCAGGTTATCATCAATCCTGTTTGCATCACCAGAAACTCTAACCAAACTTGCTGAAGTCAGAATTGTTGCAGAGCATGCATTGCACTTTATAAATATACCAGTGCAAGCAAAGAATTTTGCAACTCCTACACAGATAATCATTCAGTTATTAATCATCACCCACTTATTAAAACATGGAAAAGTAATGACTACAACAGAAACATCACCATTGAATGAAGCAAGTGAGACAACACTTCGAGACATTTTTGAAGCAACGCCTTTGGGTAGTTTACTCCAGATATCGTTGACGAAATTTGCTTCAAGAAAATGAATCTTACGCTTGCCTAGCATGATACACAAGTTAAAATTGCTTGATAAAGTATTAAAAGTGTGCATGTGAAACATAAGGAACTACTCAGCAACACAGGTACAGTGTATGCTAGTTGCAAGGTCCACGAAGTTAGCAGACGGTATCCCAATAATCACCCAGTTAAATCGTTTAAAATTCAAATTGACAATCTCCCAGTTAGGTTGTTTATCAACTAAAATTGGGAGATATCTTTCAGCTTGGCCATGTAACCAATTAGAGCTGAAACCTTCGATTGGTTATTTGTTGGATTGTTAGACTTCTATACAAGGAGGACCCACTATGAGGAACTATCTAAGCAAGAGGAAATGATTCTGATTTCCCATCTCGTCGAAAAGGCACAGCCATGCCTCTTGGGTCCAAGGGCTGCATTATGCTGGACTTACGGTCAATATCCTATGAAATAATTTTGCTCACCTCCTGGAATGCTGCACAATAGTTGTTTCATCTCACTTTCAATTCCCGCTTCTTCAGCATCATCAATCCCTTCCTTAGCTCTAACACTGCAGCACAATGTAGAAAGCCCACCGTGATAAATCCACAAAGACAGGATACCAAAGACCATACACAAAATGAGCTATCAAACAAGTGAAATACAGAACAAGGGAGCAAAACAGTTACAGAAATTTCACAGCAGAGAAATTTATGAAAATCTTAAACAATTTCCCCACGGGTCTTCTTAAATGTAAGTTCGAGTGTAGCAGAAATATATATTAGTGCCAGCATTAAAATAACAATCTTAATTTAGTACAGTACAGACTTAAATTATTAAGAAAAAGCACACAAGTATAAAAAAACTAGTGGGACCGTTTTTGGGAATAAACTCATCGACATCAGAAGCTGCTGTTTGGCTTTCAGAATGATATGCCTTACACACAAACTCAAATAAAAAAAGGAGGGAGAAGTAGTACAGGATGCAGTAAGAGAGACGCATGGGCAGGCCAAACAGAGAAGGGTGGTTCATGAATACTGAGAGCCTGTTTGGATGGCTGCCAAAGGCTGCCTTTCCAAAATTTTGGTCGTTGACCACAAGATGGGCAGCCGTTTGGATTGCAGCCGAATCTCCCGATGGCTGCCAATTTTTTGGCCAGCCGTTGTGATTCTGTACTAGTACATGGGCGAGTTCTCGGCGGCGATTTCCTTCGCCAAAAATTTGGCA
Protein-coding sequences here:
- the LOC125510344 gene encoding uncharacterized protein LOC125510344 isoform X1, translating into MVFGILSLWIYHGGLSTLCCSVRAKEGIDDAEEAGIESEMKQLLCSIPGGKRKIHFLEANFVNDIWSKLPKGVASKMSRSVVSLASFNGVAKFFACTGIFIKCNACSATILTSASLVRVSGDANRIDDNLRIEVCLPNQFRVVGILNRYNLHYNVALVDIMGYWGPREIKISRHLVTSCKRVIAVGRLFTYHSIMAAKGKLLIGKRSKLDCKELCVSTCKITKAGIGGPLIDTGGNFLGMNFYHEEETPFLPRDVIHRLLLNLNKGWTRTRAGDTIVEGDEKRWLLAGTCWSHGNADTIAEGGVNKWPLPEPCVLPADIPEPTTLDFYKLVRRHCAF
- the LOC125510344 gene encoding uncharacterized protein LOC125510344 isoform X2, producing the protein MVSVRAKEGIDDAEEAGIESEMKQLLCSIPGGKRKIHFLEANFVNDIWSKLPKGVASKMSRSVVSLASFNGVAKFFACTGIFIKCNACSATILTSASLVRVSGDANRIDDNLRIEVCLPNQFRVVGILNRYNLHYNVALVDIMGYWGPREIKISRHLVTSCKRVIAVGRLFTYHSIMAAKGKLLIGKRSKLDCKELCVSTCKITKAGIGGPLIDTGGNFLGMNFYHEEETPFLPRDVIHRLLLNLNKGWTRTRAGDTIVEGDEKRWLLAGTCWSHGNADTIAEGGVNKWPLPEPCVLPADIPEPTTLDFYKLVRRHCAF